Proteins from a single region of Pseudomonas fulva:
- a CDS encoding hemin-degrading factor has translation MSDLSVAGKGLYAAWQNLRAEQPHLRARDAAAQLGVSEGVLTASRLAVDAVRLRADWAALLPALGELGTVMALTRNESCVHERKGVYREVTIAGNGQMGLVVSADIDLRLFLGGWASAFAVAEQTPRGVLRSVQVFDHQGAAVHKVYLTDHSEQAAWEPLVARFRDAQQSAELALKPMPEAAAAKPDDAIDGESLRAGWAALKDTHHFFALLKNHGATRTQALRLAGREWAEPLAPDALPGLFERAAAAEVPIMVFVGNRHCIQIHTGPVSNLKWMDTWFNVLDPQFNLHLKANDVHTLWRVRKPSTDGVITSWEAFDAKGELILQLFGARKPGVPERDDWRRLAEQTPALPA, from the coding sequence ATGAGTGATCTATCCGTCGCTGGCAAAGGCCTGTATGCCGCCTGGCAGAACCTGCGTGCCGAGCAGCCGCACCTGCGGGCCCGGGATGCTGCGGCACAGTTGGGCGTCAGCGAGGGCGTGCTGACGGCCAGTCGCCTGGCTGTGGATGCAGTGCGCCTGCGCGCTGACTGGGCGGCTCTGCTGCCGGCGCTCGGCGAGCTGGGCACGGTGATGGCGCTGACCCGCAACGAGTCCTGCGTGCACGAGCGCAAGGGCGTCTACCGCGAGGTGACGATTGCCGGTAATGGCCAGATGGGCCTGGTGGTGTCGGCGGATATCGACCTGCGGCTGTTCCTCGGCGGCTGGGCCAGCGCGTTCGCCGTGGCCGAGCAGACGCCGCGTGGCGTGCTGCGCAGCGTCCAGGTGTTCGATCACCAGGGCGCCGCGGTGCACAAGGTCTACCTCACCGACCACAGCGAGCAGGCCGCCTGGGAGCCGCTGGTCGCGCGTTTTCGCGATGCGCAGCAAAGCGCCGAGCTGGCCCTCAAGCCCATGCCGGAGGCCGCAGCCGCCAAACCGGACGACGCCATCGACGGCGAGTCGCTGCGTGCCGGCTGGGCCGCGCTGAAGGACACCCATCATTTCTTCGCCCTGCTGAAAAACCATGGCGCAACCCGCACCCAGGCACTGCGCCTGGCCGGGCGCGAGTGGGCCGAGCCGCTGGCGCCCGACGCCTTGCCGGGATTGTTCGAGCGCGCCGCGGCGGCCGAGGTGCCAATCATGGTGTTCGTTGGCAACCGCCACTGCATCCAGATCCACACCGGGCCGGTCAGCAACCTGAAGTGGATGGACACCTGGTTCAACGTGCTGGACCCGCAGTTCAACCTGCACCTCAAGGCCAATGACGTTCACACCCTGTGGCGGGTGCGCAAGCCGAGCACCGATGGGGTGATCACCAGCTGGGAAGCGTTCGACGCCAAGGGTGAGCTGATCCTGCAGCTGTTCGGTGCGCGCAAGCCCGGCGTGCCCGAGCGTGATGACTGGCGGCGCCTGGCCGAGCAGACCCCGGCCCTGCCAGCCTGA
- a CDS encoding TonB-dependent hemoglobin/transferrin/lactoferrin family receptor, protein MSPRPPFPLRSCLTLLLLGPAFASAQTLQLERTTISATRIEQPTDSVPATVTVLTEQDIDRKTVKNIRDLVRYEPGVSVSGTGSRFGLAGFTIRGIGGNRILTQMDGVPMPDAFAFGPFLDARRNYVDPDTLKRVEIIRGPASSLYGSDAIGGAVSFMTKDAADYLQAGDDSYARLKTGYDGADDSWSRSATLAARLGQVDGLLHLGRRDGQALDTFGGRSGIGAQREEANHQNYNANNLLAKIGWDYLDDDRLQLTYERYEDAADTRVLSEYSSTATVRTSDATDNTDRQRLSLQHHFALDTAISDSAEWQLSYQQSQIRQRTFQQRFSGGSLRERSRDSTYQEDLWAFNAKLDKAFETGPASHHLIYGVDVKRLESSDLRKGREVFAGSGLPVPVIPGDESFPLSDFPDPTSTEYAFFVQDSIDIGRWTLLPGLRYDHYEMKPEVTRHYLNSQPINRNPVDYRDEALSPKLGITYRIDDAHSLYGQYAAGFRAPNPVDIFGEFINFARNYQTIANPGLKPETSDSYEVGLRGGYETGTFGIALFYNRYDDFIEQVTLANDPTGAGRMTFQYQNLDRVTIRGAEARGELLLDGFGLPAGSHLRSAIAYARGKDEASGQPINSIDPLKAVLGLGYDAPSGQFGGELTWTLAAAKRRVDQTQIANQFEPSGYGTLDLSAYWNIGSGVSVNAGLFNLTDKQYWQWGDVRSLSENSPSLGRYAQPGRHAAFNVVWEI, encoded by the coding sequence ATGTCGCCCCGCCCACCCTTCCCGCTTCGCTCCTGCCTGACCCTGTTGCTGCTTGGCCCGGCATTCGCCAGCGCACAAACGTTGCAGCTGGAAAGAACCACGATCAGCGCGACCCGCATCGAACAGCCTACCGACAGCGTGCCCGCTACCGTGACGGTACTGACCGAGCAGGATATCGACCGCAAGACCGTGAAGAACATCAGGGATCTGGTGCGCTACGAGCCTGGCGTGTCGGTCAGTGGCACGGGTAGCCGCTTCGGGCTGGCGGGTTTCACCATTCGCGGCATCGGCGGTAATCGCATTCTCACCCAGATGGACGGCGTGCCGATGCCGGACGCCTTCGCCTTCGGGCCTTTCCTCGACGCGCGGCGCAACTATGTCGACCCGGATACCCTCAAGCGCGTGGAGATCATCCGTGGCCCGGCCAGTTCGCTGTACGGCAGCGATGCGATTGGCGGCGCGGTCAGCTTCATGACCAAGGATGCCGCCGACTATCTGCAGGCCGGCGACGACAGCTACGCCCGCCTGAAGACCGGCTATGACGGTGCCGACGACAGCTGGTCGCGCAGCGCCACGCTTGCCGCGCGCCTGGGCCAGGTCGACGGCCTGCTGCATCTGGGGCGCCGTGATGGCCAGGCGCTGGATACCTTTGGCGGCCGCAGCGGCATCGGTGCACAGCGAGAAGAAGCCAACCATCAGAACTACAACGCCAACAACCTGCTCGCCAAGATCGGCTGGGATTACCTCGACGATGATCGGCTGCAACTGACCTACGAGCGCTACGAGGACGCCGCCGATACCCGCGTGCTCAGCGAATACAGCAGCACGGCAACCGTTCGTACCTCCGATGCGACCGACAACACCGACCGCCAGCGTCTCAGCCTGCAGCACCACTTCGCCCTGGATACGGCCATCAGTGACAGCGCCGAATGGCAATTGAGTTATCAGCAAAGCCAGATTCGCCAGCGTACTTTCCAGCAGCGGTTCAGCGGAGGCAGCCTGCGTGAGCGCAGCCGCGACTCGACGTACCAGGAGGACCTGTGGGCGTTCAACGCCAAGCTCGACAAGGCGTTCGAAACCGGCCCGGCCAGCCACCACTTGATCTATGGCGTCGACGTCAAGCGCCTGGAAAGCAGCGACCTGCGCAAAGGCCGCGAAGTGTTCGCCGGCAGCGGCCTGCCCGTACCGGTCATCCCGGGCGATGAAAGCTTTCCGCTCAGCGACTTCCCGGACCCGACCTCGACCGAATACGCGTTCTTCGTGCAGGACAGCATCGACATCGGCCGCTGGACGCTGCTGCCCGGCCTGCGCTACGACCACTACGAGATGAAGCCAGAGGTCACGCGGCACTATCTGAACAGCCAGCCGATCAACCGCAACCCGGTCGATTACCGCGACGAGGCGCTATCGCCGAAACTCGGCATCACCTACCGGATCGACGACGCCCATAGCCTGTATGGCCAATATGCCGCGGGCTTCCGGGCGCCGAACCCGGTGGATATCTTCGGCGAGTTCATCAACTTCGCGCGCAACTACCAGACCATCGCCAACCCCGGCCTCAAGCCCGAGACTAGCGACAGTTATGAAGTCGGCCTGCGCGGCGGGTACGAAACCGGCACCTTTGGTATCGCTCTGTTCTACAATCGCTATGACGACTTCATCGAGCAGGTGACCCTGGCGAACGACCCCACCGGTGCCGGGCGCATGACCTTCCAGTACCAGAACCTCGATCGGGTCACCATACGCGGCGCGGAAGCCCGCGGTGAACTGCTGCTGGACGGCTTTGGCCTGCCGGCCGGCAGCCATTTGCGCAGCGCCATCGCCTACGCCCGCGGCAAGGATGAAGCGAGCGGGCAACCGATCAACAGCATCGACCCGCTAAAGGCCGTACTGGGCCTTGGCTACGATGCGCCGAGCGGACAGTTTGGCGGCGAGCTGACCTGGACCCTGGCAGCCGCCAAGCGCCGCGTCGATCAAACGCAGATCGCCAACCAGTTCGAACCCTCGGGCTACGGCACGCTGGATCTCAGTGCGTACTGGAATATCGGCTCCGGCGTCTCGGTCAACGCCGGCCTGTTCAACCTGACGGACAAGCAGTACTGGCAGTGGGGCGACGTGCGCAGCCTCAGCGAGAACAGCCCGAGTCTTGGTCGCTACGCCCAGCCGGGTCGCCACGCGGCCTTCAATGTGGTCTGGGAAATCTGA
- a CDS encoding Rieske (2Fe-2S) protein — protein sequence MIRLCAPDELPEAQSRGFCIEDMQLFAVRKGGEVFVYRNRCPHRGVPLAWQADQFLDPSASLIQCARHGALFLIESGECVAGPCAGDTLRALDCREDGEGIWVDL from the coding sequence ATGATCCGTCTATGCGCCCCCGATGAGCTGCCGGAAGCTCAGAGCCGGGGCTTCTGTATCGAAGACATGCAGCTGTTCGCCGTGCGCAAGGGCGGCGAAGTGTTCGTGTACCGCAACCGCTGTCCCCACCGCGGGGTGCCGCTGGCATGGCAGGCCGACCAGTTTCTCGACCCCAGCGCCAGCCTGATCCAGTGCGCCCGGCATGGCGCGCTGTTTCTGATCGAGTCCGGCGAATGCGTGGCGGGGCCCTGCGCAGGAGACACGCTGCGGGCACTCGACTGCCGCGAGGATGGCGAAGGGATCTGGGTCGATCTGTAG
- the sfsA gene encoding DNA/RNA nuclease SfsA — MQFEPPLEEARLLRRYKRFLADIETPDGELLTIHCPNTGSMLNCMSEGCRVWFSRSTDPKRKLPGTWEVGETPHGRLACINTARANALVEEALRAGRIAELAGFSALRREVPYGVERSRVDFCLEYAGGVAFVEVKSVTLGFADSAVAAFPDARTERGAKHLRELAALARSGIRAVQLYCVNLSGIEAVRPAKEIDPAYAAALIEAVSAGVEVLAYGVDISPLGIEVVRRLDVLLT; from the coding sequence ATGCAGTTTGAGCCGCCCCTCGAAGAAGCCCGCCTGCTGCGTCGCTACAAGCGCTTTCTCGCCGATATCGAAACGCCGGATGGCGAGCTGCTGACCATTCACTGCCCGAACACCGGCTCGATGCTCAATTGCATGAGCGAGGGTTGCCGGGTCTGGTTCAGCCGCTCCACTGATCCCAAGCGCAAGCTGCCCGGCACCTGGGAGGTGGGCGAGACGCCTCACGGCCGTCTGGCCTGCATCAATACGGCGCGGGCCAACGCGCTGGTCGAAGAGGCCCTGCGGGCCGGGCGGATCGCCGAGCTGGCGGGCTTCAGTGCCTTGCGCCGGGAAGTGCCCTATGGGGTGGAACGCAGCCGGGTGGACTTCTGCCTCGAGTACGCCGGTGGCGTGGCCTTCGTCGAGGTTAAAAGCGTGACCCTGGGCTTTGCCGACAGCGCCGTGGCGGCCTTTCCCGACGCCCGCACCGAGCGCGGCGCCAAGCACCTGCGCGAGCTGGCGGCCCTGGCGCGTAGCGGCATTCGCGCCGTGCAGCTGTATTGCGTGAACCTGTCGGGTATCGAGGCGGTGCGGCCTGCCAAGGAGATCGACCCCGCCTACGCGGCGGCTCTGATTGAAGCGGTGAGCGCGGGCGTCGAGGTGCTGGCCTATGGCGTTGATATCTCGCCCCTGGGTATCGAGGTAGTAAGGCGCCTGGATGTGTTGCTGACTTGA
- a CDS encoding pyridoxal phosphate-dependent aminotransferase: MAQPYSARSRAIEPFHVMALLARANQLQAEGHDVIHLEIGEPDFTTAAPIVAAGQAALAAGHTRYTAARGLPALREAIAGFYAQRYRLSIDPQRILITPGGSGALLLAASLLVDPGKHWLLADPGYPCNRHFLRLVEGAAQLVPVGPGQRYQLTPDSVAEYWNGDSVGALLASPANPTGTLLSAAELAALSQALKARGGHMVVDEIYHGLTYGVDASSVLEVDDDAFVLNSFSKYFGMTGWRLGWLVAPEAAVADLEKLAQNLYISAPSMAQHAALACFQPESMAIFEARRAAFAERRDFLLPALRALGFGIAVEPEGAFYLYADVSAFGGDAYAFCQHFLETEHVAFTPGLDFGRHQAGHHVRFAYTQSLPRLEEAVARIARGLKSWQPHAV; encoded by the coding sequence ATGGCACAGCCTTACAGCGCCCGCAGCCGCGCGATCGAACCCTTCCACGTGATGGCCCTGCTGGCCCGCGCCAACCAGTTGCAGGCCGAAGGCCATGACGTCATCCACCTGGAGATCGGCGAGCCCGATTTCACCACGGCCGCGCCCATCGTCGCCGCCGGCCAGGCCGCCCTGGCTGCCGGCCATACCCGTTACACCGCAGCACGCGGCCTGCCGGCCCTGCGCGAGGCGATTGCCGGCTTCTACGCGCAGCGTTATCGGCTGAGCATAGACCCCCAGCGCATTCTCATCACCCCAGGCGGCTCCGGTGCACTGCTGCTGGCGGCCAGCCTGCTGGTCGACCCAGGCAAGCACTGGCTGCTGGCCGACCCGGGCTACCCCTGCAATCGCCACTTTCTGCGGCTGGTGGAAGGCGCGGCGCAGCTGGTGCCGGTCGGCCCCGGGCAGCGTTACCAGCTCACCCCCGACAGCGTGGCCGAGTACTGGAATGGCGACAGCGTCGGCGCCTTGCTCGCCTCGCCGGCCAATCCGACCGGCACGCTGTTGAGTGCTGCCGAGCTGGCTGCCCTGTCCCAGGCGCTCAAAGCCCGTGGCGGGCATATGGTGGTCGACGAGATCTACCATGGCCTGACCTACGGCGTGGACGCCAGCAGCGTGCTGGAAGTGGATGACGACGCCTTCGTGCTCAACAGCTTCTCCAAGTATTTCGGCATGACCGGCTGGCGCCTGGGCTGGCTGGTAGCGCCCGAGGCGGCGGTGGCGGACCTGGAGAAACTGGCGCAGAACCTCTATATCAGCGCGCCGAGCATGGCCCAGCATGCGGCGCTGGCCTGCTTCCAGCCTGAGTCGATGGCCATCTTCGAGGCGCGCCGTGCCGCCTTTGCCGAGCGCCGCGACTTCCTGCTGCCGGCGTTGCGCGCGCTGGGCTTCGGCATCGCCGTCGAGCCCGAAGGTGCCTTCTATCTGTATGCCGACGTGAGCGCCTTTGGCGGCGACGCCTATGCCTTCTGCCAGCACTTCCTGGAAACCGAGCATGTGGCCTTTACCCCAGGGCTGGACTTCGGCCGTCACCAGGCCGGCCACCATGTGCGTTTCGCCTATACCCAAAGCCTGCCGCGCCTCGAAGAAGCGGTCGCCCGCATTGCCCGCGGCCTGAAGAGCTGGCAGCCCCATGCAGTTTGA
- the dksA gene encoding RNA polymerase-binding protein DksA — protein sequence MPTKAKATNGQLIRGFEPYKETKGEEYMSEAMRAHFTSILNKWKLELMQEVDRTVHHMQDEAANFPDPADRASQEEEFSLELRARDRERKLIKKIDETLQLIEDEEYGWCDSCGVEIGIRRLEARPTATLCIDCKTLAEIKEKQVGS from the coding sequence ATGCCCACCAAAGCAAAAGCAACAAACGGCCAATTGATTCGTGGCTTCGAACCCTACAAGGAAACCAAGGGCGAGGAGTACATGAGCGAGGCGATGCGCGCCCACTTCACCAGTATCCTGAACAAATGGAAGCTGGAACTGATGCAGGAAGTCGACCGTACCGTGCACCACATGCAGGACGAAGCGGCCAACTTCCCCGATCCAGCCGACCGCGCCAGCCAGGAAGAGGAATTCAGCCTGGAACTGCGTGCCCGTGATCGCGAGCGCAAGCTGATCAAGAAGATCGACGAGACGCTGCAGCTGATCGAAGACGAGGAATACGGCTGGTGCGACTCCTGCGGTGTCGAGATCGGCATCCGTCGCCTGGAAGCGCGCCCCACCGCCACCCTGTGCATCGATTGCAAGACCCTGGCGGAAATCAAGGAAAAACAGGTCGGCTCCTGA
- the gluQRS gene encoding tRNA glutamyl-Q(34) synthetase GluQRS gives MPNSTYIGRFAPTPSGYLHFGSLVAALASYLDARSVGGRWLLRMEDLDPPREVPGAQTAILQTLERYGLHWDGELVRQSDRHAEYAALVQRLFDQGLAYACTCSRKQLEGCGGVYPGHCRNAGHPRHDAAIRLRVPELTYRFTDRVQGQYSQHLGREVGDFVIRRRDGLYAYQLAVVLDDAWQGINNVVRGADLLDSTPRQLYLQELLGFSQPRYLHVPLIIQPDGHKLGKSYRSPPLPGDQATALLIRALRALGQPTPSELADARAEELLRWSAARWDADLIPRARNLAESQLR, from the coding sequence ATGCCGAACTCCACCTATATCGGTCGCTTCGCCCCCACGCCCAGTGGCTACCTGCACTTCGGCTCGCTGGTGGCTGCCCTCGCCTCCTACCTCGATGCCCGTTCCGTTGGCGGTCGCTGGCTGCTGCGCATGGAAGATCTCGACCCGCCCCGGGAAGTCCCCGGGGCCCAGACCGCCATCCTGCAGACCCTGGAACGCTATGGCCTGCACTGGGACGGCGAGCTGGTGCGCCAGAGTGACCGTCATGCCGAGTACGCAGCGCTGGTGCAGCGCCTGTTCGATCAGGGCCTGGCCTACGCCTGCACCTGCTCGCGCAAGCAGCTCGAAGGCTGTGGCGGCGTTTACCCGGGCCACTGCCGCAACGCCGGGCACCCCCGTCACGACGCCGCCATCCGCCTGCGCGTGCCCGAGCTGACCTATCGTTTCACCGATCGGGTGCAGGGCCAATACAGCCAGCACCTGGGCCGTGAGGTTGGCGACTTCGTGATCCGGCGCCGCGATGGCCTGTATGCCTACCAGCTCGCCGTGGTGCTGGACGATGCCTGGCAGGGCATCAACAACGTGGTACGCGGCGCCGACCTGCTCGACTCCACACCCCGCCAGCTCTACCTGCAGGAACTGCTCGGCTTCTCGCAGCCGCGTTACCTGCACGTGCCGCTGATCATCCAACCCGACGGCCACAAACTGGGCAAATCCTATCGCTCGCCACCGCTGCCCGGCGACCAGGCCACGGCGTTGCTGATCCGCGCCCTGCGCGCCCTGGGTCAGCCCACGCCGAGCGAGCTGGCCGACGCCCGCGCCGAAGAGCTGTTGCGCTGGAGTGCCGCGCGCTGGGATGCAGACCTTATTCCGCGCGCCCGTAACCTGGCAGAAAGCCAGTTGCGCTGA
- a CDS encoding esterase/lipase family protein, which translates to MGHRAVPRYPLVLVPGMLGFVSLFGFEYWYGITTALRNQGVDVYPARLSPVHATELRGEQLILQIAEARRRSGAEKVHLIGHSQGALVCRYAAAHRPEWVASVTSVAGPNQGSELADHLERKYASNSLSSLLLRMGTHMLARLFTLVDSGARGATMPINAMAAHRSLTTEGVGIFNHQYPQGLPSTWGEDGPQEVNGVRYYSWSGTLQPGITDQGGNRRDPSNWFCRRFARSFVREAGQCDGMVGRVSSHLGTVIRDDYPLDHLDIVNQHFGRVGEGVDPVSLYIEHLRRLHEAGL; encoded by the coding sequence ATGGGTCATCGTGCAGTTCCCCGTTATCCACTGGTGCTGGTGCCTGGCATGCTGGGTTTCGTCAGCCTGTTCGGTTTCGAATACTGGTATGGCATCACCACCGCGTTGCGCAACCAGGGCGTGGACGTATACCCGGCGCGCCTGTCGCCGGTGCACGCCACCGAACTGCGCGGCGAGCAGCTGATTTTGCAGATCGCCGAGGCGCGTCGGCGCAGCGGGGCGGAAAAGGTGCACCTGATCGGTCATAGCCAGGGTGCGCTGGTGTGCCGTTATGCCGCTGCGCACCGACCGGAATGGGTCGCTTCGGTCACTTCCGTGGCAGGCCCCAATCAGGGCTCGGAACTGGCCGATCACCTGGAGCGCAAGTATGCCTCGAACAGCCTGAGCAGCCTGCTGCTGCGCATGGGCACCCATATGCTGGCGCGGCTGTTCACCCTGGTGGACAGCGGCGCGCGCGGTGCGACGATGCCGATCAATGCCATGGCCGCCCACCGCTCGCTGACCACCGAGGGGGTGGGCATCTTCAACCATCAGTACCCGCAGGGCTTGCCCTCGACCTGGGGCGAGGACGGACCGCAGGAGGTCAACGGCGTGCGCTATTACTCCTGGTCCGGCACCCTGCAGCCGGGCATTACCGACCAGGGCGGCAACCGTCGCGATCCATCGAACTGGTTCTGTCGGCGCTTCGCCCGCAGCTTCGTGCGTGAGGCGGGCCAGTGCGATGGCATGGTCGGGCGGGTCAGTTCGCACCTGGGCACGGTGATTCGTGACGACTATCCGCTGGACCACCTGGATATCGTCAACCAGCACTTTGGCCGGGTCGGCGAGGGCGTCGATCCGGTCAGCCTGTATATCGAGCACCTGCGCCGCCTGCACGAAGCCGGCTTGTAA
- the osmE gene encoding osmotically-inducible lipoprotein OsmE, with translation MFKQSLGAACVLAVLTGCAGKPENPVDHITFRNEPLVKQVEKDMSKSTVLELGGPPSSEINRTIAPGTCNNYILNKDGKEQPYYVAFNSADRVESKGFLTCEQMEINERERARGHGI, from the coding sequence ATGTTCAAGCAAAGCCTGGGCGCCGCCTGTGTACTGGCCGTTCTGACCGGTTGTGCCGGCAAGCCCGAGAATCCGGTCGACCACATCACCTTCCGTAACGAGCCGCTGGTCAAGCAGGTCGAGAAGGACATGAGCAAGTCCACCGTGCTGGAGCTGGGCGGCCCACCTTCGTCGGAAATCAACCGCACCATCGCCCCGGGTACCTGCAACAACTACATCCTCAACAAGGATGGCAAGGAGCAGCCCTACTACGTCGCCTTCAATTCGGCTGACCGCGTGGAAAGCAAAGGCTTCCTGACCTGCGAGCAGATGGAGATCAACGAGCGCGAACGCGCCCGTGGCCACGGCATCTGA
- the cysN gene encoding sulfate adenylyltransferase subunit CysN, whose translation MSHQSDLISQDIHAYLAQHERKELLRFLTCGNVDDGKSTLIGRLLHDSKMIYEDHLEAITRDSKKSGTTGEEVDLALLVDGLQAEREQGITIDVAYRYFSTAKRKFIIADTPGHEQYTRNMATGASTCDLAIILIDARYGVQTQTKRHSFIASLLGIKHIVVAVNKMDLKDFDQGVFEQIKADYLAFAEKIDLRPTTLEFVPMSALKGDNVVNKSERSPWYSGQSLMEILESVEVAGDRNFDDLRFPVQYVNRPNLNFRGFAGTLASGIVRKGDEVIALPSGKGSRVKSIVTYEGELEQAGPGQAITLTLEDEIDVSRGDMLVHADNRPQVVDTFDAMLVWMAEEPMLPGKKYDIKRATSYVPGSIASITHRVDVNTLEQGAASSLQLNEIGKVKVALDAPIALDGYAHNRTTGAFIVIDRLTNGTVGAGMIIADASSGAHHTDSGHVSTEERAARLGQQPATVLFSGLSGAGKSTLAYALERKLFDMGRAVYVLDGQNLRHDLNKGLPQDRAGRAENWRRAAHVARQFNEAGLIALAAFVAPDGEGREQAKALIGAERLITVYVQASPQVCAERDPQGLYAAGGDNIPGESFPYDVPLNADLVIDTQSVSVEEGVKQVLSLLRARGAI comes from the coding sequence ATGAGTCACCAATCCGATTTGATCAGCCAGGACATCCACGCCTACCTGGCTCAGCACGAGCGCAAGGAACTGCTGCGCTTCCTCACCTGCGGCAACGTCGATGACGGCAAGAGCACCCTGATCGGGCGGCTGCTGCACGACTCCAAGATGATCTACGAAGATCACCTGGAAGCCATCACCCGCGACTCGAAGAAGAGCGGCACCACCGGTGAGGAGGTCGACCTGGCGCTGCTGGTCGACGGCCTGCAGGCCGAGCGCGAGCAGGGCATCACCATCGATGTCGCCTACCGCTATTTCTCCACCGCCAAGCGCAAGTTCATCATCGCCGACACCCCCGGCCATGAGCAGTACACGCGCAACATGGCCACCGGCGCCTCGACCTGCGACCTGGCGATCATCCTGATCGACGCCCGTTACGGCGTGCAGACCCAGACCAAGCGGCACAGCTTCATCGCGTCCCTGCTGGGCATCAAGCACATCGTCGTGGCCGTCAACAAGATGGACCTCAAGGACTTCGACCAGGGCGTTTTCGAGCAGATCAAGGCCGACTACCTGGCTTTCGCCGAGAAGATCGACCTGCGCCCGACCACCCTGGAGTTCGTGCCCATGTCGGCCCTCAAGGGCGACAACGTGGTCAACAAGTCCGAGCGCTCGCCGTGGTACAGCGGCCAGTCGCTGATGGAAATTCTCGAGAGCGTGGAAGTGGCGGGCGATCGCAACTTCGACGACCTGCGTTTCCCGGTGCAGTACGTCAACCGCCCGAACCTCAACTTCCGCGGTTTCGCCGGCACCCTGGCCAGCGGTATCGTGCGCAAGGGCGACGAAGTCATCGCGCTGCCGTCGGGCAAGGGCAGCAGGGTCAAATCCATCGTCACCTATGAAGGTGAGCTGGAGCAGGCCGGCCCGGGCCAGGCCATCACCCTGACCCTGGAAGACGAGATCGACGTGTCGCGCGGCGACATGCTGGTGCATGCCGACAACCGCCCGCAGGTGGTCGACACCTTCGATGCCATGCTGGTGTGGATGGCCGAAGAGCCGATGCTGCCGGGCAAGAAGTACGACATCAAGCGCGCCACCAGCTACGTGCCGGGCTCGATTGCCAGCATCACCCACCGGGTCGATGTGAACACCCTGGAGCAGGGCGCGGCCAGCAGCCTGCAGCTCAACGAGATCGGCAAGGTCAAGGTCGCCCTCGATGCGCCGATCGCACTCGACGGCTACGCGCACAACCGCACCACCGGTGCCTTCATCGTCATCGACCGCCTGACCAATGGCACCGTGGGCGCCGGCATGATCATCGCCGATGCCAGCAGCGGCGCGCACCATACCGACAGCGGCCACGTGTCCACCGAGGAGCGTGCTGCGCGCCTCGGCCAGCAGCCGGCCACCGTACTGTTCAGCGGCCTGTCCGGCGCCGGCAAGAGCACCCTGGCCTACGCCCTGGAGCGCAAGCTGTTCGACATGGGGCGTGCGGTGTACGTGCTCGACGGCCAGAACCTGCGCCATGACCTGAACAAGGGCTTGCCGCAGGATCGTGCCGGGCGTGCCGAGAACTGGCGCCGCGCCGCCCATGTGGCGCGTCAGTTCAACGAGGCCGGGCTGATCGCCCTGGCCGCGTTCGTGGCGCCGGATGGCGAAGGCCGCGAGCAGGCCAAGGCGCTGATCGGTGCCGAGCGGCTGATCACCGTCTACGTGCAGGCATCGCCGCAGGTCTGTGCCGAGCGTGACCCTCAGGGGTTGTATGCGGCCGGTGGTGACAACATCCCGGGCGAGTCCTTCCCGTACGATGTGCCGCTCAATGCCGACCTGGTCATCGACACCCAGAGCGTGTCGGTGGAGGAGGGCGTCAAGCAGGTGCTTTCCTTACTGCGTGCTCGCGGCGCCATTTAA